The following proteins are encoded in a genomic region of Candidatus Eisenbacteria bacterium:
- a CDS encoding alpha/beta hydrolase, translating into MPDLPATPRLRHVRAVGCDVNVVEWGDPGRPSLLLLHGGMAHARWWDFVAARLADRLHVFAVDLPGHGDSPWIEPSRYVHVEVPVIRELLATLAPGPWSLGGHSNGGLLAVVTATEGTPLARLVAVDIPLDPSGDRLVRSGKGFRRMPQPAWTSREEGVASFRLFPKDGDVPVETLRYIGAHSVREDGNGTWTSKFDWRYFRGRDPNGPNPYAAFPERLRRIPCPTLLVRGGNSSILGADDYAEMLARVPRVTGVVVAGSGHNPHVERPAETAEAIAAFVRE; encoded by the coding sequence GTGCCCGACCTGCCCGCCACCCCTCGCCTCCGCCACGTCCGCGCCGTGGGCTGCGACGTCAACGTCGTCGAATGGGGCGATCCGGGCCGGCCGTCGCTCCTGCTGCTGCACGGCGGAATGGCGCACGCACGCTGGTGGGACTTCGTCGCCGCGCGGCTCGCCGATCGGCTCCACGTGTTCGCGGTCGATCTCCCCGGCCACGGCGACAGCCCGTGGATCGAGCCGTCGCGCTACGTCCACGTCGAGGTCCCGGTCATCCGCGAGCTGCTCGCGACGCTCGCGCCGGGTCCGTGGAGTCTCGGCGGCCATTCGAACGGCGGGCTCCTCGCGGTCGTGACGGCGACCGAGGGAACACCGCTCGCGCGCCTCGTCGCGGTCGACATCCCGCTCGACCCGTCGGGCGATCGGCTCGTACGCTCCGGCAAGGGCTTCCGCCGCATGCCGCAGCCCGCCTGGACGTCGCGCGAGGAGGGCGTCGCGAGCTTCCGTCTCTTCCCCAAGGACGGCGACGTGCCGGTGGAAACGCTGCGCTACATCGGCGCGCACTCGGTCCGCGAGGACGGCAACGGCACGTGGACGAGCAAGTTCGACTGGCGCTATTTCCGCGGCCGCGATCCGAACGGACCGAATCCGTACGCCGCGTTCCCCGAGCGCCTGCGCCGGATCCCCTGCCCCACGCTGCTCGTGCGCGGCGGCAACAGCTCGATCCTCGGCGCCGACGACTACGCCGAGATGCTGGCGCGCGTCCCGCGCGTGACCGGCGTCGTCGTCGCGGGCTCGGGCCACAACCCCCACGTCGAGCGACCGGCCGAGACCGCCGAAGCGATCGCCGCCTTCGTCCGGGAGTAG
- a CDS encoding alpha-hydroxy acid oxidase — protein MDPGAYAYVAGGACDEVTLRDNQAAFARWRLRPRVLIDVGTVDPSTTLLGQRVAMPVGLAPTARQRLAHPDAEVAVARAAAAAGVVDCVSTMSSCSLEEVARAPAGPRWFQLYVHKDRGTSRALVERAVAAGYQAIVLTVDFPIPGRREGEVRTGFSLEPGGLGNFPHLGRGEEFMALMAELHDQRFTWDDLAWLRGLSRLPLVVKGILRADDALRAAEHGAAAVVVSNHGGRQLDGSPASIEVLEEVVQTVGDRAEVYLDGGVRRGTDVLVALALGARAVFVGRPHFFALAAGGEQGVAHLLALLHDEVANAMALLGAPRAADVARHHVHRAAG, from the coding sequence ATGGACCCGGGCGCGTACGCCTACGTCGCCGGCGGCGCCTGCGACGAGGTCACGCTGCGCGACAACCAGGCGGCGTTCGCGCGCTGGCGCTTGCGGCCGCGCGTGCTGATCGACGTCGGCACGGTCGATCCATCGACGACGCTGCTCGGGCAGCGCGTCGCGATGCCGGTCGGGCTCGCGCCGACTGCCCGGCAGCGCCTCGCCCACCCCGACGCGGAGGTCGCCGTCGCGCGCGCGGCCGCGGCAGCGGGCGTGGTCGACTGCGTGTCGACCATGTCGAGCTGCTCGCTCGAGGAGGTGGCGCGCGCGCCGGCAGGGCCGCGCTGGTTCCAGCTCTACGTCCACAAGGACCGCGGAACGTCGCGTGCGCTCGTCGAGCGTGCAGTGGCGGCGGGCTACCAGGCCATCGTGCTCACCGTCGACTTCCCGATCCCGGGCCGCCGCGAGGGCGAGGTGCGAACGGGCTTCTCGCTCGAGCCCGGCGGGCTCGGGAACTTCCCGCACCTCGGGCGTGGCGAGGAGTTCATGGCGCTCATGGCCGAGCTCCACGACCAGCGCTTCACCTGGGACGACCTCGCGTGGCTGCGCGGGCTGTCGCGGCTTCCCCTCGTGGTGAAGGGCATCCTGCGCGCCGACGACGCCCTGCGCGCGGCCGAGCACGGCGCGGCGGCCGTCGTCGTGTCGAACCACGGCGGCCGGCAGCTCGACGGCTCGCCGGCGTCGATCGAGGTCCTGGAGGAGGTGGTCCAGACCGTCGGCGACCGCGCCGAGGTCTACCTCGACGGCGGCGTGCGCCGCGGTACCGACGTGCTCGTGGCACTGGCGCTCGGCGCGCGAGCCGTCTTCGTCGGCCGCCCGCACTTCTTCGCGCTCGCCGCCGGCGGCGAGCAGGGAGTCGCGCACCTCCTGGCGCTGCTGCACGACGAGGTCGCGAACGCGATGGCGCTGCTCGGGGCGCCGCGCGCGGCCGACGTCGCGCGCCACCACGTCCACCGGGCCGCCGGGTAG
- a CDS encoding class I SAM-dependent methyltransferase translates to MPTLDEFLGKLVGDLGAVLSAALVGIGDELGLYKALSGTGGLTPAELADRTGTDERYVREWLSAQAAAGYVDYDAATRKFSLNEIQTLAFADESSPAHFLGGFQVARSMFTDAPKVLEAFRTGNGVGWHEHHHDLFQGTERFFRTGYNANLTASWIPALDGVEANLRRGARVADVGCGHGASTIIMARAYPKSTFVGFDFHQPSIVAARQHAEHADVSDRVSFETASAKDYAGTDYDLVCVFDALHDMGDPVGVATHVLETLKPDGTWLLVEPFAGDRLEDNLNPVGRIFYSASTMVCTPASRSQEVGLALGAQAGPKRLEDVVRQAGFTRFRTATRTPFNLVLEVRP, encoded by the coding sequence ATGCCCACGCTCGACGAATTCCTCGGCAAGCTCGTCGGTGATCTCGGCGCCGTCCTGTCGGCGGCCCTGGTCGGCATCGGCGACGAACTCGGACTCTACAAGGCGCTCTCGGGCACCGGCGGGCTCACGCCGGCGGAGCTCGCGGATCGCACCGGCACGGACGAGCGCTACGTTCGCGAGTGGTTGTCGGCGCAGGCGGCCGCCGGCTACGTCGACTACGACGCGGCGACGCGCAAGTTCTCGCTGAACGAGATCCAGACGCTCGCTTTCGCCGACGAATCGAGCCCCGCCCACTTCCTCGGCGGCTTCCAGGTGGCGCGCTCGATGTTCACCGACGCGCCGAAGGTGCTCGAAGCGTTCCGCACCGGCAACGGCGTCGGCTGGCACGAACACCACCACGATCTCTTCCAGGGCACCGAGCGCTTCTTCCGCACGGGGTACAACGCGAACCTCACCGCGTCGTGGATTCCCGCGCTCGACGGCGTCGAGGCGAACCTGCGTCGCGGCGCGCGCGTCGCCGACGTCGGCTGCGGCCACGGCGCGTCGACGATCATCATGGCGCGGGCCTATCCCAAGTCGACGTTCGTCGGCTTCGACTTCCACCAACCCTCGATCGTGGCGGCGCGCCAGCACGCGGAGCACGCCGACGTCTCCGACCGCGTCAGCTTCGAGACCGCGAGCGCCAAGGATTACGCCGGCACGGACTACGACCTCGTCTGCGTGTTCGACGCGCTCCACGACATGGGCGATCCGGTCGGCGTCGCGACGCACGTGCTGGAGACGCTCAAACCCGACGGCACGTGGCTCCTCGTCGAGCCGTTCGCGGGCGACCGCCTGGAAGACAATCTCAACCCGGTGGGGCGCATCTTCTATTCCGCGTCGACCATGGTCTGCACGCCCGCGTCGCGCTCGCAGGAGGTGGGGCTGGCACTCGGCGCGCAGGCGGGCCCGAAGCGGCTCGAAGACGTGGTGCGGCAGGCGGGCTTCACGCGTTTTCGCACCGCGACCCGCACGCCGTTCAACCTCGTGCTCGAGGTGCGACCGTAA
- a CDS encoding beta-ketoacyl synthase N-terminal-like domain-containing protein has protein sequence MARQDVCVIGVGMTKFERCDTDFTDLVKEAVTEAVGMATVDPKDFEQAFAGYVNGMSCQGQRALYFMGLGGIPVYNVHSYCSTGSSALHLAYQAIASGMNQCVLAFGFEKMEKGPLDSQLPGLKEKYDEAAKKRPPAAALMFGDGGRHHMELYGTTREQFAKVSVKNHRHSVNNPRSQYRDACTLEEVLASRLIYDPLTLLQCCPTSDGAGAAILCSKEYAAKHGHTNPVRIIGQAMTTDFVEDFAEGAMGLIGVGMTRRAAAKVYEQAGVGPDEVDVIELHDCFSTNELISYEGLQLCKPGEGGKLIDDGEVTYGGTWVVNPSGGLLSKGHPLGATGLAQCAELVWQLNGVADKRQVEGARTALQHNIGLGGACVVTMYQKG, from the coding sequence ATGGCCAGGCAGGACGTGTGCGTGATCGGCGTCGGGATGACGAAGTTCGAGCGGTGCGACACCGACTTCACCGACCTCGTGAAGGAGGCGGTCACCGAAGCGGTCGGGATGGCGACGGTCGACCCGAAGGACTTCGAGCAGGCCTTCGCGGGCTACGTGAACGGCATGAGCTGCCAGGGCCAGCGCGCGCTCTACTTCATGGGTCTCGGCGGCATCCCGGTCTACAACGTGCACAGCTACTGCTCCACCGGATCGAGCGCGCTGCACCTCGCCTATCAGGCGATCGCCTCGGGAATGAATCAGTGCGTCCTCGCCTTCGGCTTCGAGAAGATGGAGAAGGGGCCGCTCGATTCGCAGCTCCCCGGCCTGAAGGAGAAGTACGACGAGGCGGCGAAGAAGCGTCCGCCCGCCGCCGCCCTCATGTTCGGCGACGGCGGCCGGCATCACATGGAGCTCTACGGTACGACCAGGGAGCAGTTCGCGAAGGTCTCGGTGAAGAACCATCGCCACTCCGTCAACAACCCGCGCTCGCAGTATCGCGACGCGTGCACGCTCGAGGAGGTGCTGGCGTCACGGCTCATCTACGATCCGCTGACCCTGCTCCAGTGCTGCCCCACCTCCGACGGTGCCGGGGCGGCGATCCTGTGCTCGAAGGAGTACGCGGCGAAGCACGGTCACACGAACCCCGTCCGCATCATCGGCCAGGCGATGACGACCGACTTCGTCGAGGACTTCGCCGAGGGTGCGATGGGGCTCATCGGCGTCGGCATGACCCGGCGCGCCGCCGCGAAGGTCTACGAGCAGGCGGGCGTCGGTCCCGACGAAGTCGACGTCATCGAGCTGCACGACTGCTTCTCGACCAACGAGCTCATCAGCTACGAGGGCCTCCAGCTCTGCAAGCCGGGCGAAGGCGGCAAGCTCATCGACGACGGCGAGGTCACGTACGGCGGCACGTGGGTCGTGAACCCGTCGGGCGGCCTCCTCTCGAAGGGCCATCCGCTGGGCGCGACCGGGCTCGCGCAGTGCGCGGAGCTCGTCTGGCAGCTGAACGGCGTGGCCGACAAGCGGCAGGTCGAAGGCGCGCGCACCGCGCTCCAGCACAACATCGGGCTGGGGGGTGCGTGCGTGGTGACGATGTACCAGAAGGGCTGA
- a CDS encoding SGNH/GDSL hydrolase family protein has product MRRQIAGAAAATLIVLALVEGLLRLAYVVRNNAVSRMPLPYVFGQIYGPVPPWIDGLRLLEPDETLLWKGRPNVRRAYVDVFSPVHDDAERISLLRRFWPTMPASLAHNPVWEVALDKRGFRQDPFTPSKPASTLRIACLGDSWTFGANVGPTETYPRRLKWLLERDLPTRRFEVLNLGVLGYSSYQGVSLLKSQVIDWEPDVLLVGFAMNDASVQRESDKRVAANMRDQAPPTLKERFWALLEYSEIYRLERYLADVSKFTPPSIGDYLKEVVSDDAGTAYLRPGAAGLLDYTKLEGHTRVSLPDYERHVREIVEIAKRKHITVVLLYNELSPNSPYRETLEDVADDEGVPFVDSSAIVADARRRMETNLEDRLDLRPQPSHGEPAAGSVSTVFRVYREGPPTGRPMYIAGANAALGNLVPNTVAMYDDGTHGDQRAGDGVWSLAVTLPAGEPVFYVYTNGGTPGRWDEVDVPQIRGFRVEAPDGATEVYRPIDSWGKIYMQADAWHTNAQGYTLIAKAVFKRLKDDARFQAP; this is encoded by the coding sequence GCGGTGAGCCGCATGCCGCTGCCGTACGTCTTCGGGCAGATCTACGGTCCGGTTCCGCCGTGGATCGACGGCCTGCGCCTGCTCGAGCCGGACGAGACGCTCCTGTGGAAGGGACGGCCGAACGTCCGGCGCGCCTACGTCGACGTCTTCAGCCCGGTGCACGACGACGCCGAACGCATCTCGCTCCTGCGGCGGTTCTGGCCGACCATGCCCGCCTCGCTCGCACACAACCCGGTGTGGGAGGTCGCGCTCGACAAGCGGGGCTTTCGGCAGGACCCGTTCACGCCGAGCAAGCCGGCATCGACCCTGCGCATCGCGTGCCTGGGCGACTCCTGGACGTTCGGGGCGAACGTCGGCCCCACCGAGACCTACCCGCGACGGCTGAAGTGGCTCCTGGAGCGCGACCTTCCGACGCGGCGCTTCGAGGTCCTGAACCTGGGCGTCCTCGGGTACTCCTCGTACCAGGGAGTCTCGCTGCTGAAGTCGCAGGTGATCGACTGGGAGCCCGACGTGCTGCTCGTCGGGTTCGCGATGAACGACGCGTCGGTGCAGCGCGAGAGCGACAAGCGCGTCGCCGCGAACATGCGCGATCAGGCGCCGCCGACGCTGAAGGAGCGCTTCTGGGCCCTGCTCGAGTACTCCGAGATCTATCGTCTCGAGCGCTACCTCGCCGACGTCTCGAAGTTCACGCCGCCGTCGATCGGAGACTATCTGAAGGAGGTGGTTTCCGACGACGCGGGCACCGCCTATCTGCGGCCCGGCGCCGCGGGGCTCCTCGACTACACGAAGCTCGAGGGACACACCCGCGTCTCGCTCCCGGACTACGAGCGGCACGTGCGCGAGATCGTCGAGATCGCGAAGCGAAAGCACATCACCGTGGTCCTGCTCTACAACGAGCTGTCGCCCAACAGCCCGTACCGCGAGACCCTCGAGGACGTCGCCGACGACGAGGGCGTACCGTTCGTCGACAGTAGCGCGATCGTCGCCGACGCGCGCCGCCGGATGGAGACGAACCTGGAGGATCGACTCGACCTGCGCCCGCAGCCGTCACACGGCGAACCGGCGGCGGGCAGCGTCTCGACGGTGTTCCGCGTCTATCGCGAGGGACCACCGACGGGCCGTCCGATGTACATCGCCGGCGCCAATGCCGCGCTCGGGAACCTCGTCCCCAACACGGTCGCCATGTACGACGACGGCACGCACGGCGACCAGCGCGCGGGGGACGGCGTGTGGTCGCTCGCGGTGACACTGCCCGCGGGCGAGCCGGTCTTCTACGTCTACACGAACGGCGGCACGCCGGGCCGGTGGGACGAGGTCGACGTGCCGCAGATCCGCGGCTTTCGCGTGGAGGCGCCGGACGGCGCGACGGAGGTGTACCGTCCGATCGATTCGTGGGGCAAGATCTACATGCAGGCCGACGCCTGGCACACCAATGCGCAGGGCTACACGCTGATCGCCAAGGCCGTGTTCAAGCGCTTGAAGGACGACGCGCGCTTCCAGGCGCCGTAG
- a CDS encoding sulfatase, which yields MGGGRIGRALVAMVLACACNSHPPRHVVLITIDTLRADHLGLYGYRHPTSPFIDSLAAESTVFDEAVAPSPVTAPSVASILTGLNRASHGVRANGESLPAYVPTLAEMLKAHGFRTMARIANPLLDAPRGFGRGFDDYAVPRTLVQRPPEMMGGSPVVEEALRLLDGAGDAPFFLWLHFYDPHGPYYPPAAYRDAFRAEDYRWPNEPAELVVSTDRNALFQIPKYQVVDDERAPSVYRARYDAEVRYTDDHVRAVVDGLRSRGLWDDTLFVLTADHGEGMGEHGYYFQHGWYVYEDCVWVPLLVRAPGRMAAGRRETRTVSLVDVAPTILALLDLPAVPEMEGRSLTAPPPPEPTAFTQSYHGSSHAGLRRGRYKYIFTPARSASSPPPAPEDEPILPAEPHNELYDLTKDPGELHDLSTSEPAVMHELRKVLQAWLADQHRRGEATSAREAATGGPRPLDPLVEGQLRALGYLN from the coding sequence GTGGGCGGGGGGCGGATCGGACGGGCGCTCGTGGCGATGGTGCTCGCGTGCGCGTGCAACTCCCATCCGCCGCGTCACGTGGTCCTGATCACGATCGACACGCTGCGCGCCGATCACCTGGGCCTCTACGGCTACCGCCATCCGACGTCGCCGTTCATCGATTCGCTCGCCGCCGAGTCGACCGTCTTCGACGAGGCCGTCGCTCCATCTCCCGTGACGGCCCCTTCGGTCGCGTCGATCCTGACCGGTCTCAACCGCGCCTCGCACGGCGTGCGGGCCAACGGCGAGTCGCTGCCGGCCTACGTGCCGACCCTGGCGGAGATGCTGAAGGCGCACGGCTTTCGCACGATGGCGCGGATCGCGAACCCGCTGCTCGATGCGCCGCGGGGCTTCGGGCGCGGCTTCGACGACTACGCGGTGCCGCGCACGCTCGTGCAGCGCCCGCCCGAGATGATGGGAGGGTCTCCGGTCGTCGAGGAGGCGCTCCGGCTGCTCGACGGCGCCGGCGACGCGCCCTTCTTCCTGTGGCTCCACTTCTACGATCCGCACGGCCCGTACTATCCGCCGGCCGCATACCGCGACGCGTTCCGCGCCGAGGACTACCGCTGGCCGAACGAGCCGGCCGAGCTCGTCGTCTCCACCGACCGCAACGCCCTGTTCCAGATCCCGAAGTACCAGGTCGTCGACGACGAGCGCGCGCCGTCCGTGTATCGCGCGCGCTACGACGCCGAGGTGCGCTACACCGACGATCACGTGCGCGCAGTCGTCGACGGCCTGCGCTCGCGCGGCCTGTGGGACGACACGCTCTTCGTCCTGACGGCCGATCACGGCGAAGGGATGGGCGAGCACGGCTACTACTTCCAGCACGGCTGGTACGTGTACGAGGACTGCGTGTGGGTCCCGCTCCTCGTGCGCGCGCCCGGACGCATGGCGGCCGGACGGCGCGAGACCCGCACGGTGAGCCTCGTCGACGTCGCGCCGACGATCCTCGCGCTCCTCGACCTTCCCGCGGTGCCCGAGATGGAAGGGAGGAGCCTCACGGCTCCGCCGCCCCCCGAGCCGACCGCGTTCACGCAGAGCTACCATGGCTCCAGCCACGCGGGCCTGCGGCGCGGTCGCTACAAGTATATCTTCACGCCCGCCCGCTCGGCGTCGAGCCCGCCGCCCGCGCCCGAGGACGAGCCGATCCTCCCCGCCGAGCCGCACAACGAGCTCTACGACCTCACGAAGGATCCCGGCGAGCTCCACGACCTCTCGACCAGCGAGCCGGCCGTCATGCACGAGCTCCGCAAGGTCCTGCAGGCCTGGCTCGCCGACCAGCACCGCCGTGGCGAAGCGACGAGCGCACGCGAAGCCGCGACCGGCGGCCCCCGCCCGCTCGACCCGCTCGTCGAAGGCCAGCTCCGCGCCCTCGGCTATCTCAACTAA
- a CDS encoding tetratricopeptide repeat protein: MARRAPLAAIAALLVVAVGAIYAPIRHAGFFNFDDAAYITDNPFVRDGLTLGGLRQAFFASRGALWMPLSFTSHMLDVSLFGVTPGGPHVVNVLLHATNAVLLLLLLVRATGAIAPSAAVAVLFALHPLRVESVAWITERKDVLSACFGLLTLNAWVSYVRRPTRGTYGIVVAGTVLALLSKPMLVTLPILLVLFDVWPLRRLGKLADNGEPLMLTDLVLEKAPLIALALAAAAINLGAAQSEGGLMALAGRPLPARIANGVVSYAWYVWKTIWPADLAVFYPYAGWSGLTVAGAALGLAAAGVIAIATRSRWPWIAVGLAWFVVGLLPAIGIFQAGRQGMADRFTYLPSIGLFIAVAWTLDRAGGSRAARAALAGATLLCAIALGAASYRQVGYWQSSETLFEHTLAVTGDNPVVEDAFGSVLANGGRPAEAMPHFEAALRIDPRDVVAAHGIGVALDGLGRFDEAAEQYRAALAIEPGYWRAHNDLGVFLLKKNDVESALHHFSEAVRLNPSAGAANSNLRLALERSGIAGANADSYVRGLLTWSAAIAADRDSPGGAAYGASLSGDLLVARPDALRGCLGGGVGNVAAAPFNLYVEVGADGTVTAVTAVPPTRAALCLRDELRTAHAPAPPFAPFRGVVSMPAKG; the protein is encoded by the coding sequence ATGGCTCGACGCGCCCCGCTCGCCGCGATCGCGGCGCTCCTCGTCGTGGCGGTGGGCGCGATCTACGCGCCGATCCGGCACGCCGGCTTCTTCAACTTCGACGACGCCGCGTACATCACCGACAACCCGTTCGTGCGCGACGGCCTCACGCTCGGTGGCCTGCGCCAGGCGTTCTTCGCGAGCCGCGGCGCGCTCTGGATGCCGCTCTCGTTCACGTCGCACATGCTCGACGTCTCGCTCTTCGGCGTGACGCCGGGCGGGCCGCACGTCGTCAACGTCCTCTTGCACGCGACCAACGCGGTACTCCTCCTCCTGCTCCTCGTGCGAGCGACCGGAGCGATCGCGCCGAGCGCCGCCGTCGCAGTGCTCTTCGCGCTCCATCCGCTGCGCGTCGAGTCGGTCGCCTGGATCACCGAGCGCAAGGACGTCCTCTCGGCGTGCTTCGGCCTGCTCACGCTCAACGCGTGGGTGAGCTACGTCCGACGGCCCACCCGCGGCACGTACGGCATCGTCGTCGCGGGCACGGTGCTCGCCCTGCTCTCGAAACCCATGCTCGTGACGCTGCCGATCCTCCTCGTCCTGTTCGACGTGTGGCCGCTCCGCCGCCTGGGGAAGCTCGCCGACAACGGCGAGCCGCTCATGCTGACCGACCTGGTATTGGAAAAGGCGCCCTTGATCGCCCTCGCGCTCGCCGCCGCGGCGATCAACCTCGGCGCCGCGCAGTCGGAGGGCGGGCTCATGGCGCTGGCCGGCCGTCCGCTCCCGGCACGGATCGCCAACGGCGTCGTCTCGTACGCGTGGTACGTGTGGAAGACGATCTGGCCCGCGGATCTCGCCGTCTTCTACCCGTATGCCGGATGGTCCGGGCTCACGGTGGCAGGCGCGGCGCTCGGTCTCGCCGCGGCGGGCGTGATCGCGATCGCGACCCGGTCGCGATGGCCGTGGATCGCCGTCGGCCTCGCCTGGTTCGTCGTGGGTCTGCTGCCGGCGATCGGAATCTTCCAGGCCGGCCGGCAGGGGATGGCGGATCGCTTCACGTACCTGCCGAGCATCGGCCTCTTCATCGCCGTCGCATGGACGCTCGATCGCGCGGGCGGATCGCGCGCCGCTCGCGCGGCGCTCGCCGGCGCGACCCTCCTCTGCGCGATCGCGCTCGGCGCCGCGTCGTACCGCCAGGTGGGCTACTGGCAGAGCAGCGAGACGCTCTTCGAGCACACCCTCGCGGTGACGGGCGACAACCCCGTCGTCGAGGACGCGTTCGGCAGCGTGCTCGCGAACGGCGGCCGTCCGGCCGAGGCGATGCCCCACTTCGAGGCGGCGCTCCGCATCGACCCGCGCGACGTCGTGGCGGCGCACGGCATCGGCGTCGCGCTCGACGGCCTCGGGCGATTCGACGAGGCAGCCGAGCAGTATCGGGCCGCGCTCGCGATCGAGCCGGGCTACTGGCGCGCGCACAACGACCTCGGGGTCTTCCTCCTGAAGAAGAACGACGTCGAGAGCGCGCTGCACCACTTCAGCGAGGCGGTGCGCCTGAACCCGTCGGCAGGCGCCGCGAACTCGAACCTGCGCCTCGCGCTCGAGCGCTCCGGTATCGCGGGCGCGAACGCGGACAGCTACGTGCGCGGCCTCCTCACCTGGTCGGCCGCCATCGCCGCCGATCGCGACAGCCCCGGCGGTGCCGCCTACGGCGCGAGCCTCTCGGGCGATCTCCTCGTCGCGCGACCCGACGCGCTCCGCGGCTGCCTCGGAGGAGGCGTCGGCAACGTCGCCGCGGCCCCGTTCAACCTCTACGTCGAGGTGGGCGCCGACGGTACGGTCACCGCCGTCACGGCGGTGCCGCCAACGCGCGCCGCCCTCTGCCTGCGTGACGAGCTCCGCACCGCGCATGCGCCGGCGCCCCCATTCGCGCCGTTCCGCGGCGTCGTGTCCATGCCGGCCAAGGGTTGA
- a CDS encoding LLM class F420-dependent oxidoreductase, translated as MRLGLVTPIVTRHPDNDASWTEDAGPAEIAEIARAADRLGFHHLTCSEHVAIPAGVTRVRGARYYDPLATFGFLAAQTSRIKFVTHVLVLGYHHPLAIAKRYGTLDRIAGGRLVLGVGVGTLEEEFRLLGARFAGRGPVYEDAVRALRESFGQREPRYEGAYFRFEGFVVDPCGVQARIPIWLGGRSPRSLRRALVQGDGWDPFGLDVERLGALLGRARDWPEWRQRRTPFDLVLPLDRQLDVTRADERRTFLDLVARYRALGATVLNLRFRHTSLAHYLEQLEIVAREAT; from the coding sequence ATGCGGCTCGGGCTCGTCACGCCCATCGTCACGCGTCATCCGGACAACGACGCATCCTGGACCGAGGACGCCGGCCCGGCGGAGATCGCCGAGATCGCAAGGGCGGCCGACCGCCTGGGCTTCCATCACCTCACCTGCAGCGAGCACGTCGCGATCCCGGCCGGCGTCACACGGGTGCGCGGCGCGCGCTACTACGACCCGCTGGCGACCTTCGGCTTCCTCGCCGCCCAGACGTCGCGGATCAAGTTCGTGACCCACGTGCTCGTGCTCGGCTACCACCACCCGCTCGCCATCGCGAAGCGCTACGGGACGCTCGACCGGATCGCCGGCGGCCGGCTCGTGCTCGGCGTCGGGGTCGGGACGCTCGAGGAGGAGTTCCGCCTGCTCGGTGCCCGGTTCGCAGGGCGTGGTCCCGTCTACGAGGACGCGGTTCGAGCCCTGCGAGAGAGCTTCGGGCAGCGGGAGCCGCGCTACGAGGGCGCGTACTTCCGCTTCGAAGGGTTCGTCGTGGATCCGTGCGGCGTGCAGGCGCGCATTCCCATCTGGCTCGGGGGGCGGTCGCCACGCTCCCTGCGGCGCGCCCTCGTCCAGGGCGACGGCTGGGATCCGTTCGGGCTCGACGTCGAGCGGCTGGGTGCACTGCTCGGTCGTGCGAGGGATTGGCCCGAGTGGCGCCAGCGACGGACGCCCTTCGATCTCGTCCTGCCGCTCGATCGCCAGCTCGACGTGACGCGGGCCGACGAGCGCCGGACCTTCCTGGATCTCGTGGCGCGCTACCGCGCCCTCGGCGCGACCGTGTTGAATCTGCGATTCCGCCATACCAGTCTCGCCCACTATCTCGAGCAGCTCGAGATCGTTGCTCGCGAAGCCACCTGA